The following nucleotide sequence is from Hevea brasiliensis isolate MT/VB/25A 57/8 chromosome 7, ASM3005281v1, whole genome shotgun sequence.
tgaaaaattaaaaaaccaaaaaaaaaatttaaaaaaaaaaaaaaaacaaaacaaaaaaatcGCGAATCTCGGGCGCGTCATGCCTCTGTTGGTGTTCGGTTTTTGGCCGTCTTttttttcgaaaaaaaaaaaaaaaaaaaaaaaaaaaaaaaaaaaaaaaaaaaaaaaaaaaaaaaacaaaaaaaaaattcgatGGATTTGATGAAAGCTCTATCTATGCTCTATATTTAGTATATGATTTTTACAGAATCGGCCGGTCGATCGCGGTGGGCGGGCGGAGGATGAGAGGCGGAGAACAGCGGCGAGGAGAGGagagagaagagaagaagaaaaagaggagagaggagaggaaaaaaaaaagaaaaaaaaaaaaagttcgatTCGAGATTCGACCGGTCCCGATCGATCCGGTCGATCgtaaaaatcaaaaaaaaaaaaaattttttttttttttttctccccatgaaaaaaaaaaaaaaaaaaaaaaaaaaaaaaaaaaaaaaaaaaaaaaaaaaaaaaaatatattttttttttgttttttgtggtcttttttttaattttttaaaaaaaatcaaagtttttatttttaaaatcgaacccgatttttaaaatccgaaaaatctcaaaaaaattcctaaaatttaaataaaattaaaatattaaaaatactcataaataataaaatttggggtgttacaagaagCATCTTATCTAATTTGTTATCTAGATCATGAGAGCAAGTGTGACATTAAGGGTATGTTCACTTGTGAAAAACTAGTTAACTTTgtgaaaaagttttataagaaaaCTAGAAAACAGGGTTTCGTATTCATATATTTTCGTTTTACATCATGGAAAACTAAAAATcagttttcaattttttaaattttaattaagatttgaaaaataattttaaattattttcattatttttctttataatagatattctatttttcaatttttttttataaatagaaaattatgacttttttataattaaaattatactataacttattaatatctaaaattgaataattatttagaaaaatatttatttataatggcaaaaaattaatcatattgttataaaataaaaaatttaaaaataaaataaaatttttaaatttttttacactgatttattttttaactataaaaaatatagattattttttgtaaattaaaaaaattaacttttaTTGTTTATaagtaaatatattttttatattttccctTACTTTTCATAAAAAACAAAAACCAAAAAACAGAAAATAAACGGACGCCAGTTTTCCAGAGTCTAAAAGAACGATTAAACGGTGCGTTTTGAAGTGTCTCCTTCTTGGAAAACGACGCGTCTCGCATGTCGCTTTTATAACTACAAGTAAAGCTCCTAAACGCTTCCTGCTTTAGCATTCCATCTTCATCTTAAACCCTAGTATTCCCCATCTACAATTTTCTTGCTTTCCTTAGGTAACCTCTACTCAAGCTTCGATGTCTAATGTTTTTTCTCTGTTGATTGATGGCAATTTCGTTTTAATTGTCTATAATTTTACGCTTTTTACCCTCTTTAATCTGAACTAAGGCATTTTAATGTTTTCGTTGAATTTGAATAGTCGGGATCATATCTGCGAGGCTTGGTGTTTGAATTAGGATTTTACAGTTGCAACACCAAAACGATTGCGTTTAGTACATATTAAGAGTAATTTCATTGGAAGAGCGTTTGGTGGAAAATTGGAAATCAATTTTATAtttgttattaatgatatatcagATTCTTGATATTTTGCGTCTCCCTCAGCGCTGTTAATGGCTTCCTCTCATGCCCTGAAATTGTTTTGTGCCGTTGGTGTTTGGTGTACTGCTTATATTACAGTTGCAATCGTCTCCTATTTCCGAGTCCTCAGCTCTCTGTGTGCCTTCTGATTAGCGCAGCTATCAGTTTGAAGAGGCTATAATGGGCTATGCACAACTTGTAATTGGCCCTGCAGGCAGTGGGAAGGTGATTTGCATAAACATAACATTTTGCTATTGTTACTCATCTGTTGTTAcccattttcattttttaaaaaaaatttctggCCCCTTCTTGTTTTGGTTCATTTATTGAGATTTTAGAAAAGTGCTTCAATCTTTTGCTTGGTTAACAAGAATTATTATTTATGATTTGGTGTTGTACGCTCCAGTGACTATATATGTCTTTCTgattatgcagtccacttattgCTCTAGTTTGTACCAACACTGTGAAATAGTTGGGCGGTCAATACACATTGTGAACCTAGATCCTGCTGCAGAACATTTTGACTATCCTGTGGCTATGGGTGAGTAGAGTCCATCTATTAATTGATTGATATCTTGGTGATGTAGTTTTTTATATTTGTTTAGTTTTGGAGCTTCAAGTCATGTTTCCTTGCAGATATCAGGGAACTCATTTCTTTGGATGACGTTATGGAGGAGCTTGGTCTTGGTCCCAATGGAGCTCTTATTTATTGCATGGAGTATCCTTTTTCTTTGTGTCATCAATTGCTGGagtcttcctttttttttctttttcctgttaattaaaaattttctttcgcTTAGTTCATTTTATCTAATATTTCTACATAGAATTTTTCTCCATGTAAAGAAGCTTATAGGATTTGCTTGGTGCATGGTGTGAGAGTTACAGACTTGGATCACCATTTGATTTCCCCTTGTTGGCTGTCTGCATGTGGGATTTCTTTGCACCTTAAATATTATGAGAATGGGCTTTTCTTTTCATTCTTTTGAATTTTGGAGCCATTTGAGTGGCCCTTAATCTGAATGATAGAGAGCTTGAAGACAATCTGGATGACTGGTTGACGGAAGAGCTGGATAATTACAGGGATGATGACTATCTAGTTTTTGACTGCCCAGGTGTGTCGATACTTCTTCCCTCCTTTCTGTTGTGTTGTTAACGGGAGAGTTCTTTATTTTCTAATGGGAATGTTAGATGATGCTTTGTGGACCTGTTTCAAGATGATTGGAAGACATAAATGCATGTGTGCATGGCTGCATGCATGTTCATTGATTATCAATTGGTCAACTTTCTTCTAATTTCGATTGTTGTTCTGTTTAATTTGTATGGGAAGTAGAGGGACTAATTGGCATCCACGTTCTGATGGTGCAATTGTTACGCCTTGATACTTATATAGGATGCACTTTTTtataaaccaaaatgtggtactaTGCTTATAGAGGATGCacttttttacttcattttaattATTCTTTACAGATTATCCAAAGAAAAAGGGTGTCTACCATTATCACGCTTAAATATTTTTGCTTGTCTCATTTCTTTTGGAGACTATACAAAATCCATACAATTGAGATCAGGAATTCTCATAATGGCATTAGTTTATGGAAAACCATGAGAACGAATCTAAAGATCCCTAAATTCAATGTTCTATCTCTCTTATTTATACTTTTATGCAACGCAATACATGTTCTTAACATGTAATTTGTTTGATAGTTGCTATGGTAATTTttatgcatttttttttattggcaAACATGTTAGTTCTTACGTCCTTCAGATGTTTTATAGGCCAGATAGAACTTTTTTCACATGTGCCGGTGCTTCGAAACTTTGTGAAGCATTTGAAGCGTAAAAATTTCAATGTCTGTGCTGTGTACTTAATTGACTCACAGGTTTGTTATGCTTCTATTTTTTTAGCTTTGTCACTCTGCTACCTTTTCATTGATCACTCTGTCACAGTTCCTAATCGTATTTGTTTTAGTTCATCACGGATGTGACCAAGTTTATAAGTGGATGTATGGCATCTCTTTCTGCAATGGTACAACTTGAATTGCCTCATGTTAATGTCCTCTCCAAAATGGACCTCGTAACCAACAAAAAGGATATTGAAGAGTGGGCTCCTTAATCCTCTATTCCTCTTTCCTACTTATGCATGTTTTaccactttatttttttttccaatgTACTGGTATATTTTCTATCCTTTTGTTTTCAGTTACTTGAATCCGGAGCCTCGTGCTTTGTTGTCAGAACTGAATCAGCGCATGGCCCCTCAGTTTTTGAAGCTAAATAAAGCTTTGATTGAACTTGTAAGTAATTAAGCATCTCTTTGTTTTCCACAATGCACTTTTCATGTTTAATTATTACAACCTCTTGGTTGCATGATCTTAACTCCTTAAAACTTTTTTAGTTAAAAATGTTTTTGTGAGGAAGAAGGATAATTTTTCATAACCCAGAGGTTTCTGGTATTGTGAATCTCTACCCTAGAGGTCAACTAGATTATTGAGTTTATTTCCACAGATGACAAATTAATTTCTACCTCTTGTAGAATTtggatatatatttttattatctttgctgatgcttatttatttattatttatttttttaatgtttaattttaaCTGTCAGGTGGATGAGTATAGCATGGTGAATTTTGTGCCGCTTGACCTGAAGAAGGAGAGCaggtgctctctctctctctctctctctctctctctctctctctctaatgtGCATGTTTAGAAtactgaatttatttattttacaacACTCATATATACTTAGAATCATTGTTTTTTATGTTACTAGAACATTTTGCTTCTCCGTTTTGGGAGGCTTAATGGTTTTTACCTGTTTATATCCAAAACAACTGCAATATTTATGTTCCATGTGTAGATCATTGGAATTTCTAtgcatatatttttatttttgtataatTGTCATTGACCAACTAATTTTTTAGATGAATATCATGCAGGtatttacacttgtatttattatTCATACTTTAGAGTGAACTTTGTGTCAATCCATCACCTTTATAGAATTATTACTTTATTCATATGAGATATGTTGCTTGttgctcttttttttctttttttttggggGGCGGGGTGGTCAGATGGTAGAGATTTCATGAAATGGGTTAAAATTATAAGCCTAGGGCCAAAAACACACTCTAAGAAGCAGGCCTCATATCACTGAACAGAGAAAAAAATTACACCAGGCCCCCATCAAGCTAGCTTACTACCATAGGGCCCATAAGCCCATACCAACCAAACCCTAGCAACTCAACCGGGTAGTAGGAGAAACGCTGCAGCTGCTCCATTGCTGATCTCTGTCGTCTGGGAATGAACTGCTGCGGCTGCACCACCACCAAATTCTGCTGTCTGGAATGTCTCAGAGTGGTTTCCTGCAGTAGAAGCAATATGAAACGACATTCCAGAAAGGCAGAAATAGCACATCGGGATCTCGGTTCTCCAAAATTGGCACAAGCACTGATCTGTGAGAAAGCTAAATGACAGAGCTCACCAGCAATCTCAATCTCTTGTAGCCTTTTGGGTCTGGCGACCAAAATATAGCAGATTGGCGAAAATGACTCCTGAGGTACTGTTCTAAAGCATCAAAGGAGAGCATCTTCTCATAGAGCTAACGCATCACCTAGAAACAAGACACAAGCCACTGCTACAAGCTTTATGAAGCTAATCCAAAGTAGATCAAAATCGTCCCTCCCTGGTGAAGCTCAATCTATATGCAAAAACCATACCTAAAACCTATCTAAGGCCCCCCATAGAGGTGGGGAGGAAAAAACTCACTCTTGGAGCAATGAGGAAGCTGTCCCCTGCTTAGGATGGCAAGAGGAAGGGGCAAAACTTGGCAGGGAGAGCAGACTAAAAGCTGCAAAAAATTGAAGCAAAGGCGAAACAGGAtttctctctctaggaaactagTACCTGACGTTTTGCCTGTCGCTTGACCTATGCTTTCTCTAATGTCTGAGAGTGATTAGATTAAATGGGTTTTTTTGCTACAAATGTCTCAATCATTAATGTACTTGCCTTTTGAAATAAATGATTCATTAATCGTCttttaataaaagaaaagagaGCATATCTGGAAATGAGACCTTCCAAAGAAGCAGCTGTTGCCATTGCATCATTGGATGGGGCGCTTATAAATtgtaatttaaaaatgaatagcagGATAGCCTAAACTGTCTACTCATAGAAAATTTTATATGTTATTTGATTTAGGCTGATGCCTCGTAACTACTAATGTTGCTTGTTTTAATTTTACAGTATACAATATGTTTTGGCGCAAATTGACAACTGCATTCAATATGGAGAAGATGCGGACGTGAAGGTTAGAGATTTTGATCCGGAGGATGAAGACTAGACCTGTTTTATATAATTGCTGGAATTATAGCTTATTTTATCCTGTTTGATATTGAGtttcagattttaaaattattttttaaataaaagtattattttagaaaagtattattttaaatattattgaaaaaaataatttaaaaaaataattttgttattttaatatttttataattaaaattgataaatttaattttttattatttttaaatattatctaattaatatatttaaaaaagtaattttttcaACAGTAATATCAAACAGGTCAGGCTTTCAAGCCGCTGTTCCTTTAAATTAAACAACGAACTCACTTGAGCAATACGCATTTTCGCTTTgtggataaattaaaaaaaaaaaaaaaaaaaaaagaggaagaatGATGAAATGGGCATAGCAGAAATTGGTTTTaacttggaaaaaaaaaataaagaattgagttgatttaatttagtttttcaatttaaatttctgaTTTTTCGGTTTGATTTTAATAGTGCTATTGTGTTTGAGTcgtcaaaatatataaattaaataatatatatatatatataaggtttGTCACTTATTCTAATCAATGATTGTTATTTatatcaaattgtgtcattttatgcatgttcttcaattcaaaattctaaATATGTTGGATTAAATTATTAAGTTTAACATTatctaatattaataattaaatttataattaaaaaaataacttaaaaataaaattcaaaatcagattaaactattaaattaaatgttatctaatgtaaataattaaatttacaattaaaataaatttcaaactCATTGAAAccttatctcaattaatttcatttttcaattatatacaataataataaaaaaaactaagttaaaataaaattttaaatattttatatcttataataaaattaaaaatttttaattatttcaatttttttattaacagcttatatatatatatatatatatatatatatatatatatatatatatatatatatatatatatatatatatatatatatatatgatgctttaaacaaaaattaaatttaaaagttcacATGTGATAAGCATATATTCAAGTGCTAAAAACTATGAAGTATAAATATCGTATTTTTGGTGAAGTATTTATGTCGAActcttttatatataatatttatacatattaaaaaatattaaaatttgaaaattttaaatataagaaataaatataacttTTGGCTCTATTtgtttcagaaaaatatttttcgtatTTTTTAGTATTTGGGACATTTAAAAAAATtggtttatgaaaaatatttttttgatcaaaggaaaaattaagtcctttttaagaaaaatgacttctatttttaaaaaatgaaagtcatttttcattttttagattttaataatcttattaaaatgtgaaaacacctatacatatattaaataaatacatatcattaatttaatattgtactcaaacaataaaaaatattttcatggaaaatatttttcatatataaattattttccgtAAAACAAATGAAGTCTTAATTCATATTAATTTTATCTTATATgcattataatataaatataaattatt
It contains:
- the LOC110652263 gene encoding GPN-loop GTPase 3 isoform X1; amino-acid sequence: MGYAQLVIGPAGSGKSTYCSSLYQHCEIVGRSIHIVNLDPAAEHFDYPVAMDIRELISLDDVMEELGLGPNGALIYCMEELEDNLDDWLTEELDNYRDDDYLVFDCPGQIELFSHVPVLRNFVKHLKRKNFNVCAVYLIDSQFITDVTKFISGCMASLSAMVQLELPHVNVLSKMDLVTNKKDIEDYLNPEPRALLSELNQRMAPQFLKLNKALIELVDEYSMVNFVPLDLKKESSIQYVLAQIDNCIQYGEDADVKVRDFDPEDED
- the LOC110652263 gene encoding GPN-loop GTPase 3 isoform X2, producing MGYAQLVIGPAGSGKSTYCSSLYQHCEIVGRSIHIVNLDPAAEHFDYPVAMDIRELISLDDVMEELGLGPNGALIYCMEELEDNLDDWLTEELDNYRDDDYLVFDCPGQIELFSHVPVLRNFVKHLKRKNFNVCAVYLIDSQFITDVTKFISGCMASLSAMVQLELPHVNVLSKMDLVTNKKDIEDYLNPEPRALLSELNQRMAPQFLKLNKALIELVDEYSMVNFVPLDLKKESRW
- the LOC110652263 gene encoding GPN-loop GTPase 3 isoform X3, with product MDIRELISLDDVMEELGLGPNGALIYCMEELEDNLDDWLTEELDNYRDDDYLVFDCPGQIELFSHVPVLRNFVKHLKRKNFNVCAVYLIDSQFITDVTKFISGCMASLSAMVQLELPHVNVLSKMDLVTNKKDIEDYLNPEPRALLSELNQRMAPQFLKLNKALIELVDEYSMVNFVPLDLKKESSIQYVLAQIDNCIQYGEDADVKVRDFDPEDED